Proteins found in one Sporosarcina jeotgali genomic segment:
- a CDS encoding cysteine hydrolase family protein — protein MKRALLVIDYTEDFVAEDGALTCGEPGIALEAYIEQLTKKFINKNEAVVFAVDVHDENDPYHPESRLFPPHNLRGTAGREPFGSLKQLYEENREAIYWMDKTRYSAFAGTNLEIWLRARGIQELHLVGVCTDICILHTSVDTYNKGFTTVIHERGVASFDAAGHDWALRHFKNTLGAEIIR, from the coding sequence GTGAAGAGAGCGTTATTGGTGATTGACTATACGGAGGATTTTGTTGCAGAAGATGGGGCTTTGACTTGCGGGGAACCTGGAATTGCTTTAGAAGCGTATATTGAGCAGCTGACTAAGAAGTTTATCAACAAAAATGAGGCGGTCGTATTTGCAGTAGACGTTCATGACGAAAATGATCCGTATCATCCGGAATCACGTCTTTTCCCTCCGCATAATTTACGCGGAACTGCGGGGAGAGAACCCTTTGGATCGCTGAAACAGCTATATGAAGAAAACCGCGAAGCGATCTATTGGATGGATAAAACCCGGTACAGTGCATTTGCAGGGACCAATCTTGAAATTTGGCTACGCGCGCGCGGGATTCAGGAACTCCATTTAGTAGGTGTCTGTACAGATATTTGTATCCTGCACACTTCTGTAGACACCTATAACAAAGGGTTTACAACAGTGATCCATGAACGGGGTGTTGCAAGTTTCGACGCGGCCGGACATGACTGGGCACTGCGTCATTTTAAAAATACACTGGGAGCTGAGATAATTCGATAA
- a CDS encoding GlsB/YeaQ/YmgE family stress response membrane protein: MSIIWFLIIGGIIGWVAGLILGKDIPGGIIGNIIAGIVGAWVGGMLLGSWGPKVSDFYLVPAIIGAVILVFIVSLIMKAMRKAA, translated from the coding sequence ATGAGTATCATTTGGTTCTTAATTATCGGAGGAATTATTGGTTGGGTTGCCGGACTTATTCTAGGGAAAGATATCCCAGGTGGAATTATTGGTAACATTATTGCAGGTATCGTAGGTGCATGGGTTGGCGGAATGCTGCTCGGCTCTTGGGGACCTAAAGTTTCGGACTTCTATCTCGTACCAGCAATCATCGGTGCTGTCATTCTTGTCTTCATCGTCAGCCTCATTATGAAAGCTATGCGTAAAGCTGCATAA
- a CDS encoding SCO family protein: protein MKKKAIIFGVFMMALVLSACSGGFKADHHYSIAPFEFTNQNNEKVSLDDLKGEIWLAQFVFTTCTTVCPPMMSNMAEIQEKLEAKGIEDYKIVSFSVDPDVDTPEKLGTYLEGFDVPDSSKWEMLTGYKMEDISDLAVKSFKMPVIDDPNSDQVIHGSRFGLVDKEGKVVKSYPGNVDVPYDTIVKDMKALNKKD, encoded by the coding sequence ATGAAGAAAAAAGCAATCATTTTTGGCGTATTCATGATGGCACTTGTATTGAGTGCATGCTCCGGCGGATTCAAAGCGGATCATCATTACAGCATCGCGCCATTCGAATTCACGAACCAAAACAACGAAAAAGTTTCATTGGATGATTTAAAAGGTGAAATCTGGCTAGCACAGTTTGTATTCACTACATGTACGACTGTTTGCCCGCCTATGATGTCCAACATGGCGGAGATTCAAGAAAAGCTGGAAGCTAAAGGGATTGAAGACTACAAAATCGTATCCTTCAGTGTAGACCCTGATGTCGATACTCCTGAAAAACTAGGCACATACTTGGAAGGATTCGATGTTCCGGATTCATCCAAATGGGAAATGCTCACGGGTTATAAGATGGAGGACATAAGTGATCTTGCAGTGAAGTCCTTTAAAATGCCTGTTATTGACGATCCAAATTCTGACCAGGTGATTCACGGATCCCGATTTGGTTTGGTCGATAAAGAAGGAAAAGTCGTTAAATCCTACCCGGGTAATGTAGACGTTCCCTATGATACAATTGTAAAAGACATGAAAGCACTAAATAAAAAAGACTAA
- a CDS encoding DUF2922 domain-containing protein — translation MPLTLQLVFTKSDGKDFVLTVDEPRPGVTPAEVKTAMEQIIASGVFKKDGDVLTAVKSARIIDRSVSDLISSK, via the coding sequence ATGCCACTCACACTTCAACTCGTATTTACGAAATCAGATGGAAAAGATTTTGTCTTAACTGTCGATGAACCGCGTCCGGGGGTTACACCCGCTGAGGTGAAGACCGCGATGGAACAGATCATTGCTTCCGGCGTGTTCAAAAAAGATGGGGACGTTCTTACCGCTGTCAAAAGCGCACGGATTATCGATCGCTCGGTAAGCGACCTGATCAGCAGCAAATAA
- a CDS encoding DUF2621 domain-containing protein — MPGWFIWFIVFWCVVLIGLFAIGGFFMFRKFLKVFPKEDGKSTLDWEEYYVDRSLHLWNAEAKGLLNELVQPVPELFRPVAKQKIAGRIGQIALDEHAKTIEFDHIIRGYIVATPKRDHKFLRKKLTTMDVDMTPYEHLF, encoded by the coding sequence ATGCCAGGCTGGTTTATCTGGTTTATTGTATTTTGGTGTGTCGTCCTAATCGGCTTGTTTGCGATTGGCGGATTTTTCATGTTCCGTAAGTTCCTGAAAGTGTTCCCAAAGGAAGATGGCAAATCGACATTAGATTGGGAAGAATACTACGTGGACCGTTCGCTTCATCTCTGGAATGCTGAAGCCAAGGGATTATTGAATGAACTGGTGCAGCCGGTTCCTGAACTTTTCCGTCCGGTAGCGAAGCAGAAGATTGCGGGCCGTATTGGTCAAATTGCTTTGGATGAGCATGCGAAGACGATTGAATTCGATCATATAATTCGCGGCTACATCGTGGCAACGCCGAAACGCGACCACAAATTCTTACGTAAGAAGCTCACGACGATGGATGTCGACATGACACCATATGAGCATCTTTTTTAA
- a CDS encoding YvrJ family protein, translating into MEQLLEQTMGFIQEVGFPVFVSFYLLHRLETKLEAIHGALVTLKVK; encoded by the coding sequence ATGGAACAATTGTTGGAACAAACAATGGGATTCATCCAAGAGGTGGGCTTTCCGGTTTTTGTTTCCTTCTACCTGCTCCACCGCCTGGAAACGAAGCTGGAAGCAATCCACGGAGCGCTCGTTACGCTAAAAGTGAAGTAG
- a CDS encoding lytic transglycosylase domain-containing protein, producing the protein MKKKRRSLTAKAKILLIVLLIPVSVVLFTLTAIIWTSIRHPDVIQKSASTLMDLHERHGGLTIPDEYIPIYKAAAEEYNIPWTLLAAHHRVETRFSTMKTMVSPTGAEGHMQFMPCTFVGWGYPGCTDLGKGNIPEDDKTNPDVIAKYGGYGVDGNGDGIADPYNLEDAIYSAANYLAQSGAADGQIEKAIFHYNHSDKYVEDVLWFFEEYEAQQTQQAQK; encoded by the coding sequence GTGAAGAAAAAGAGACGCAGCCTAACGGCGAAAGCTAAAATCTTGCTAATCGTGCTGCTGATTCCTGTTTCAGTCGTCCTCTTCACGTTAACTGCGATTATTTGGACAAGCATTCGCCATCCGGATGTGATTCAAAAATCCGCCAGTACTTTGATGGACTTGCACGAACGGCATGGCGGGCTGACGATTCCCGACGAATACATTCCCATTTACAAAGCGGCAGCGGAGGAATACAACATTCCATGGACGCTGTTAGCTGCACATCATCGAGTGGAAACACGTTTTTCTACAATGAAAACTATGGTCTCCCCAACAGGAGCCGAAGGGCATATGCAATTCATGCCGTGCACGTTCGTTGGCTGGGGCTATCCCGGCTGTACAGACCTGGGCAAAGGAAATATCCCTGAAGACGATAAAACCAATCCAGATGTCATTGCAAAATATGGCGGATACGGAGTCGATGGAAATGGGGATGGAATTGCAGATCCATACAACCTAGAAGATGCCATCTATAGCGCTGCTAACTACTTAGCACAAAGCGGGGCAGCTGATGGGCAAATCGAGAAGGCCATTTTCCACTACAATCATAGTGATAAATATGTAGAAGATGTTCTTTGGTTCTTCGAAGAATATGAAGCACAGCAAACCCAGCAAGCGCAAAAATAA